The following coding sequences are from one Capsicum annuum cultivar UCD-10X-F1 chromosome 3, UCD10Xv1.1, whole genome shotgun sequence window:
- the LOC107864693 gene encoding uncharacterized protein LOC107864693, producing MKARRYWPLHGLMGVKASKLSKLIGIGMVGKRLRVHEGPAVMTPRGYVPVAVGVNLNESKRFMVHTTALYDAEFLDMLSRSAEEYGFCNQGILRIPYETTKAFEERMFNIGTCTGGSNRINPKIRGPE from the exons ATGAAGGCCAGAAGGTACTGGCCTTTGCACGGCCTG ATGGGTGTTAAGGCGAGCAAATTGAGCAAGCTGATTGGGATTGGAATGGTTGGAAAACGGTTAAGAGTACACGAAGGCCCTGCGGTCATGACACCAAGGGGTTATGTTCCTGTTGCTGTTGGAGTAAACCTTAATGAATCGAAACGATTTATGGTACACACAACTGCACTCTACGATGCTGAATTTTTGGATATGTTGTCTAGATCTGCTGAGGAATATGGATTTTGCAACCAAGGTATTTTGAGAATTCCTTATGAGACTACTAAGGCTTTTGAGGAACGTATGTTTAATATTGGTACTTGTACTGGTGGGAGCAATCGAATTAATCCGAAAATCCGGGGACCGGAATGA
- the LOC107861648 gene encoding 17.4 kDa class III heat shock protein, protein MSTVVDVVNHLLNFPEAIERLGIPSRSNESSENKGNIPVDILDAPKEYIFHMDVPGLSKSDIQVTVEEENTLVVQSNGKRKREESEEEGCKYLRMERRAPQKLMRKFRLPDNCNVSAITAKCENGVLTVAVEKMPPPPKSKSVEVAIS, encoded by the exons ATGAGCACAGTTGTGGATGTAGTGAACCATCTTCTCAACTTTCCAGAAGCCATTGAGAGGCTAGGAATCCCATCGCGGTCAAATGAGAGCAGTGAGAACAAGGGTAACATTCCAGTGGACATTCTTGATGCCCCTAAAGAGTACATTTTCCACATGGATGTTCCTGGTCTATCCAAATCTGACATTCAG GTGACGGTGGAAGAAGAGAACACGCTGGTGGTACAAAGCAACGGGAAGAGGAAGCGGGAGGAGAGTGAAGAAGAGGGGTGCAAGTACTTGAGAATGGAGAGGAGGGCACCTCAGAAACTCATGAGGAAGTTCAGGCTGCCAGATAACTGCAATGTTTCTGCAATTACTGCTAAATGTGAGAATGGAGTGTTAACTGTAGCAGTTGAGAAGATGCCTCCACCTCCCAAGTCCAAGTCTGTTGAAGTTGcaatttcataa